The following DNA comes from Cucumis sativus cultivar 9930 chromosome 7, Cucumber_9930_V3, whole genome shotgun sequence.
TTCAATTAACTTgtgacaaatttgaaataaaaaaaaggtaatgatTGTATATTGAATAACCattataattgatttattttcagATGGTAATgtttttaatcattattattttttatcaaacctaAGGGCAGCCTtggtatttttaattagaaatcaATATAGTTTTATGGCGTagaattgaagaaatttgaagaatggagaacataattttattgtaattagtaatattaataaggtaattaaatagtttgtaatatttattcataaatGTTAGTAAGAGATTAGTGAGAAAGAGTTTGtgaatttacaaatatgacTAAAATAATGGAATTTACTCTGACCACACGTAGACCGTTGATTGTACTTGATTGACGCGTGGCagttattattatcatttacaCGTTTACTTAATTGTACGTCGTTGACGCCTAATTTTACCATAAATTTGCGATTTtgtactttttcatttttatgcaAATTATAAAGGGAAATTTgcaaaaaatagtaaaagaaattttgtgataatataatttatgttatttatattttttaaattataaaaatagtaaatttggaAAAGATTACCTCAAATTAAACAAGTGTTAtgagctattttttaaaaatatttttctcatgtaatttctcaattataaatttagagcCTCATATTCAGTAACCCTTTGATTTTTCTGGTCTTGGAAATTTGCTTTGCTTTCACACAATTCCAatcatgttttcatattttctagTAACctaattgatgttttttctattcacaaaatatatataaacaaaacagtagattctaaaaaaaaattgttagaatcTATATTTtgctaaaataattttatattaaactttattagATTTGGAATTAGTCTAAAattcaaaccctaattttaaaatataaaaagtttaaaaaattaggagttttttttaaagaaaactaaaaacaaaatttattatccGATCTATaggtaaataatttgtttttttttcttactatttttgaaaaaaattctaaaatttattataaaggAAGTGTAAGCATCTTAACGAAcaagattttgtttcaaacaaGGCCTAAATcataaattaacttaaaatttaacagAAGAATGATCCACACATCCAATccttttgaacaaaatatagaatataGATACACTCTCTCTGAAAATGGTTGGAAGAATCCCCCACACATATCCCATATCCATATGGTTGAACTAAATGAAAAGgaataatgataatataatattataatatttatatataatagaatatatataatgacattaaattaattaagaaaaggacAGAGAAGAACTGTGAATGAAAAGGGTAGAACATTTCTAGGaaataacataaacaaaagatcttcaaataatttagtaaagaattaattaaatattttgtactttttttttaaattttatccaTACGCGTTCCTGCTTACTTATATCCTTacttatatcaatataaatacCAATAAACTCTTTCGTTTCTATGACACACTAcgcattattattaatttcctCATCTCTAACATCTCAATTGAAATCAATATGGCTAAGTGTTGTTGTTGCTGTGATGAAACCACAGTGAAAAAGGGTGTGTGGACACCTGAAGAAGATCAAAAGCTTATTGATTATGTTAATAAATATGGCCATTGGAATTGGAGAAGACTTCCCAAATATGCTGGTTAGTATACTCTACTATACtcatctttttcattaatttactTTAACTCAACTTTGATGATCttcattaattaaagtttatatgATCTCTTATATATGGTTGTGTTCATAAATTTAGGTCTTTTGAGATGTGGGAAGAGTTGCAGATTAAGATGGATGAATTATTTGAGACCTAATATTAGGAGAGGAGGATTTtccttagaagaagaagaaactatcATCCAAATGTATGCACAAATAGGTGGCAGGTACTACCAAAAACCATTCAATTtatcctatatatatatatagtttcgTTAACTTTTAGATTTATCCAAAAACTTATGTTGATGGATTAtggtaaatttattttatcatggCATCAAGTGTGAAGCACTCTTTCTCGACACTACTAAATAGTGTTTTCCTCttccattctttcttttctgtggctcctttccatttctttctctcttgttcttcttcaaGCAAGTGTTAATATGAACATAATTTACTAActtacataaaatttataatactGATGTTTTTTCGTAAATTTATGTGTCTGTGTTTTTGATTGGCAGATGGTCTACAATGGCGGGAGTAATGCCAGGAAGAACAGACAACGATATAAAGAATCATTGGAATACAGTTTTAAAGAGAAGAGTGATGAAACAGCAGAtcgaaaacaagaaaatgttaataaaattgGCAAACAAACAGCCGTTGCCGCCGGCCACAGCGGCCGAAACCAACCCAATTGATCATGATGTGTTTTCCAGGGAAATTGAGAGGTCAAACAATAATTCTACTCTCATTATGGATCCAACGGCTGTAGAGATCAGTGAGCAAATTGAGAGTATCGTTGAATCACCAACCGCCGGACATTATATGGACATGGAGCTGGTGGATGAGAGGCTGCCGGAGAGTTGCACCGGTGATTTTTGGACAGACCCTTTATGGATGGACAATTCTTTTGAGATGGCATTTGATAATTATCAACATCAAGGCCTTGGTGAATCCATTAATCTTTTGAATTTGGGGTTGGATCAATATCTTTTGCAAGAGGGCATATACTtgtagaaaaaggaaaaaagaaaacacaattcTTTGCTTGGGATTTTGTAGTCTTTTGGTTGTGGGTTTAGATTTAGATAGATGTATTTTAAGAGAATAAAGGGGGAATGTTtcatatgttatttttttggttttctttgagTCATTCCTCCATATTATTGTTGGGGACAAAAATATAGTGAACTgaagttgaattttgaagtttttcaaaGATGTTTTTTGCTCATTCAGTTTCTAATGGGGttcatcatatttttaatctttgtttGGGGTGTGTGTTATCATTTGAAACTACAAAACTTAGAGAAAGATGAAGTGATAAATTAAtagatgaaatttttggtaattcCATGATACACATTAGTATTACCTTAAAGCTTCTGAGTTtgattaacttttttataaaaaaaacgttttaataaatttgataaatacatTTTAGTTGGTCGATTCGAGTTAATTAACTAGAATGAAAGATTGGATTATTACTTTGAGAAGTTACGTGTTTGGGATGTAGACTTGAGAAGATTGGAATAGGTTATTAGAGTTTACTCCACTTTTGAAGCATGAATAGGGCAAAAATGAATTAGGGTTATATTATTCTCTGCAACAAACCACTCCGGACCATACACTGTTTCATTCTCTCGGTCGGGTGATCTCAGAaccattgaaaattttatttttttagagatcAATCTGAGATCGACCTCGAGATTCTTtccaaattcaaaaactataaaatttatcaatctctctctctatacCTGACATTTCGAAGCAACCTTAGTCCAGTATCATACTACATTAGCTTTTATGTTCTTTAGCTAGGACTATCTCAAGCCAACTTTGGTTCGAGATCATACTACATTAgcttataaattttagtttggaGCTCTCTCGAATCAATTTTGGCCCGTGATCACACTACTTAAGAAAACATAAGCATTATGACAACGATTCCGACGTTAAAGTTAAATGAAGTAAAATATCATTGTATTATCATATCCTGAACTTCATCATATTGAAACAGAGAAGTACGTATCAACAAGTTGAAGGAAGGAGAAACAAAAGTGACAGGGAGCATGCAATAGGGAAAGATAAAAGCCACCAGATGTAGGAGAAAATACTACATAAAAGGCATTTAGATTCATAGAAATACGTGTAGGACTATACAACTAGATACCCTACTTTAATacatattaaacaaaaaaatctaact
Coding sequences within:
- the LOC101219416 gene encoding transcription factor MYB13, giving the protein MAKCCCCCDETTVKKGVWTPEEDQKLIDYVNKYGHWNWRRLPKYAGLLRCGKSCRLRWMNYLRPNIRRGGFSLEEEETIIQMYAQIGGRWSTMAGVMPGRTDNDIKNHWNTVLKRRVMKQQIENKKMLIKLANKQPLPPATAAETNPIDHDVFSREIERSNNNSTLIMDPTAVEISEQIESIVESPTAGHYMDMELVDERLPESCTGDFWTDPLWMDNSFEMAFDNYQHQGLGESINLLNLGLDQYLLQEGIYL